Proteins from one Salvelinus sp. IW2-2015 linkage group LG9, ASM291031v2, whole genome shotgun sequence genomic window:
- the LOC111968950 gene encoding mis18-binding protein 1, with translation MSMVSVKLPKWLLNKFLFGFPKDWKKYLERFLSELKGSEGKKGSKGLITPQNQNHLSTKTQDNTSQKPNATKRPTRCSATSTVSSANVSRSGRLIKTPLEYWKGARVILDCDMNVTIHAGYDNSSMLYSQVSTPVARVLLDGSPKPAKVFLPPTKERLRGDTSEEETMPLRKVKAYHRPSRSKPEENSPHRALESRGCKAEDNALSRVPKRPKKASPEPHKSMSLEKPSHRNRGRPKKASPNSQWSKPENPSTKGPGRPKRVSPASQRSKSEVILSPKLQGWPRKTGQRSWSATAPATYADRAPQSPTPPHRYLRGANKQXNDDSDNANTSSELLPGKQVKRSEKVDPPRVLDLPKTRVHRQMLPAKIRDDIVMARKDTGKPAPTKTNPQRLTRNRNVQYNGHSTAGESQSDDDFTQKKKPKAVKTGPIKPRRTMTRGRVPEASQTASGGSSTSQDDCERKLSKRDGPRTLRGKGSKFLSVQQREKEENGDQWTEAELLRLHEAVTSLPKHSSDFWVNVAMEVGSRSAEDCQKQYNVQAPTFLAPSKATKKREVLQKREPLVEPPRITARKGTLKRKQQVRNLLDHMPKDDHDDIFNSSPMQNKRVKLPTVSPNGKEDVFMDSEHDPQTPSSSRFPSMKTPQCLHITPGMMGSVNRDNDDKYIYQLQKRMKKGQAKLCKLGAASKYTPTPSAKRVLKRCNTAENDSFVVWEMFPDKEDHSVESGEEEDYYFMDDD, from the exons AACTTCCAAAATGGCTGTTGAATAAGTTTCTCTTTGGCTTTCCAAAGGATTGGAAGAAATACCTTGAGCGCTTTTTGTCAGAGCTGAAAGG TTCAGAAGGTAAAAAGGGGAGCAAGGGCCTGATAACACCCCAGAACCAAAACCACCTCTCCACCAAGACACAGGACAACACATCCCAAAAGCCAAATGCCACTAAGAGAC CTACTCGTTGCAGTGCCACCAGTACGGTGAGCAGTGCTAATGTTTCCCGGAGTGGCCGCCTTATCAAAACCCCTCTGGAGTACTGGAAAGGGGCCAGAGTCATCTTGGATTGCGACATGAACGTCACCATTCATGCGGGTTATGACAATTCGTCTATGCTTTACTCT CAAGTCAGCACACCTGTAGCCAGAGTACTGTTAGACGGATCACCAAAACCGGCCAAGGTTTTCTTACCTCCAACGAAAg AGCGGCTGCGAGGTGACACTAGTGAAGAGGAGACCATGCCTCTGAGAAAGGTGAAGGCTTATCACAGGCCTTCGAGGTCGAAGCCAGAGGAGAACTCCCCTCACAGGGCCCTTGAGTCTCGGGGGTGTAAGGCTGAAGACAACGCCCTTTCCAGGGTCCCCAAAAGGCCCAAGAAAGCCAGCCCAGAGCCTCACAAGTCCATGTCTTTGGAAAAACCCTCTCACAGGAACCGAGGAAGACCCAAGAAAGCCAGTCCAAACTCTCAGTGGTCTAAGCCTGAGAACCCCTCCACCAAGGGTCCAGGCAGGCCCAAGAGGGTCAGCCCAGCATCTCAGAGGTCCAAGTCTGAAGTGATCCTCTCTCCCAAGCTCCAGGGATGGCCCAGGAAGACCGGCCAAAGATCTTGGAGTGCCACAGCGCCGGCCACGTACGCAGACCGTGCCCCACAATCCCCGACCCCTCCACATCGCTATCTCCGGGGCGCTAACAAACAGRGCAATGACGACTCGGACAACGCCAATACATCCTCAGAGCTGTTACCAGGGAAACAAGTCAAGCGTTCAGAAAAAGTAGACCCTCCGAGAGTGCTTGATTTGCCAAAGACGAGGGTCCATCGTCAGATGCTCCCAGCGAAAATCCGGGATGACATTGTGATGGCGAGGAAAGATACGGGAAAACCTGCACCCACCAAGACCAACCCACAGAGGCTGACGCGGAATAGGAACGTTCAGTACAATGGTCATAGTACTGCCGGAGAGTCCCAGTCTGATGACGACTTCACACAGAAGAAAAAGCCCAAGGCAGTCAAAACGGGACCCATAAAGCCACGGCGTACGATGACACGTGGAAGGGTTCCGGAAGCTTCTCAGACAGCATCGGGTGGTTCGTCGACTTCCCAGGACGACTGTGAGAGGAAATTGAGTAAAAGGGACGGCCCACGGACACTGAGAGGAAAGGGCAGCAAGTTCCTCAGCGTTcagcagagagaaaaggaagaaaaTGGAGATCAGTGGACAGAGGCAGAACTGTTGAGACTACATGA GGCTGTGACGTCACTTCCTAAACACAGTTCTGACTTCTGGGTGAACGTTGCCATGGAGGTGGGCAGCCGTTCAGCTGAGGACTGCCAGAAGCAGTACAATGTCCAGGCCCCCACTTTCTTGGCACCTTCCAAGGCCACCAAGAAAAGAGAAGTTCTGCAGAAGAGGGAGCCAT TGGTGGAACCACCCCGGATAACCGCAAGGAAGGGCACACTGAAGCGGAAGCAGCAGGTGCGAAACCTCCTGGACCACATGCCCAAAGACGACCACGATGACATCTTCAACAGCTCGCCCATGCAGAACAAGCGGGTGAAG TTGCCCACAGTGTCTCCCAATGGGAAAGAAGATGTGTTCATGGACTCTGAGCACGACCCACAAACCCCCAGCTCATCAAGATTCCCATCAATGAAAACTCCTCAGTGTCTCCACATCACACCCGGCATGATGGGCTCTGTGAACAG AGACAACGATGACAAGTATATCTACCAACTTCAAAAAAGAATGAAAAAAGGCCAAGCGAAGCTGTGTAAATTGGGGGCCGCTTCAAAG TACACGCCAACGCCATCAGCCAAACGTGTTTTGAAAAGATGCAATACCG CGGAGAATGATTCTTTTGTGGTCTGGGAAATGTTCCCTGACAAGGAGGACCATTCAGTGGAAAGTGGGGAAGAAGAGGATTATTATTTTATGGATGATGACTGA
- the LOC111968951 gene encoding transcriptional repressor protein YY1: MASGDTLYIETDGSEMPSEIVELHEIEVETIETTVVGEDDDEQPMIALQPLDSDDPHSMHHHHQEVILVQTREEVVGEDDSDMHGDDDYEDQILIPVPVPAAEEEYIEQTLVTVAGKSSGRTKKGGSGKRNKKNYLGAPESSGRKWEQKQVQIKTLEGEFSVTMWASDDKKDVDHDTMVEEHVIGDNSPPDYSEYMTGKKLPPGGIPGIDLSDPKQLAEFARMKPRKVKEDDSPRTIACPHKGCSKMFRDNSAMRKHLHTHGPRVHVCAECGKAFVESSKLKRHQLVHTGEKPFQCTFEGCGKRFSLDFNLRTHVRIHTGDRPYVCPFDGCNKKFAQSTNLKSHILTHAKAKNNQ; encoded by the exons ATGGCATCAGGTGATACCCTGTACATCGAAACGGACGGCTCGGAGATGCCATCAGAAATAGTGGAACTCCATGAAATCGAAGTGGAGACCATCGAGACAACAGTTGTTGGAGAGGACGACGATGAACAGCCTATGATCGCTTTACAGCCCCTCGACTCAGATGATCCACACTCAATGCATCACCATCATCAGGAGGTAATATTGGTGCAAACCCGAGAAGAGGTGGTTGGTGAAGATGATTCGGACATGCACGGGGACGATGATTACGAGGACCAAATTCTTATacctgtcccagtccctgccgccgaAGAGGAATACATCGAACAGACTCTGGTGACTGTCGCTGGGAAGAGCTCMGGGCGGACGAAGAAGGGGGGAAGCGGGAAGAGAAATAAAAAGAACTACTTGGGTGCACCGGAGTCCAGTGGTAGAAAATGGGAACAGAAACAAGTCCAGATAAAGactttggaaggagagttttcgGTGACGATGTGGGCATCGG ATGACAAGAAGGATGTTGACCATGACACTATGGTAGAGGAGCATGTCATTGGGGATAATTCTCCTCCCGATTACTCCGAGTACATGACAGGGAAGAAGCTCCCGCCCGGGGGCATTCCAGGGATCGACCTGTCAGACCCCAAACAGCTGGCAGAGTTCGCTAG GATGAAGCCACGGAAAGTCAAGGAGGACGACTCTCCCAGGACGATAGCTTGCCCCCACAAA GGATGCAGTAAAATGTTCAGGGATAACTCTGCAATGAGGAAGCACCTGCACACCCACGGACCACGTGTTCACGTCTGCGCCGAATGTGGAAAGGCCTTTGTCGAAAGCTCCAAACTGAAGAGGCATCAACTTGTTCATACCGGCGAGAAGCCTTTCCAA TGCACATTTGAGGGCTGCGGAAAGCGGTTCTCCCTGGACTTTAACTTACGCACGCACGTGCGGATTCACACTGGAGACCGACCCTACGTCTGTCCGTTTGACGGCTGCAACAAGAAGTTTGCCCAATCCACCAACCTCAAGTCTCACATCCTCACACACGCTAAAGCTAAAAACAATCAGTGA
- the degs2 gene encoding sphingolipid delta(4)-desaturase/C4-monooxygenase DES2 — protein sequence MKSIEMDKTGERGDFEWVYSDQPHTSRRKEILAKYPEIKSLMGPDPQLKWVVTGMVLTQLLACYMVHDLPWKWVLFWSYGFGGCINHSLTLAIHDISHNVAFGNKLARLNRWFAIWANLPIGLPYSASFKKYHIDHHRYLGGDGLDVDIPTDAEGWFFCTPLRKVLWLFLQPLFYALRPLVVNPKPVSRLEMMNAAVQFAVNFVIFYLWGLKPIVYLIAGSILCMGLHPISGHFIAEHYMFLKGHETYSYYGPLNWITFNVGYHMEHHDFPSIPGSKLPQVKKMAAEYYDSLPQHTSWTRVLWDFVFDDSIGPYTRIKREYKLVKQE from the exons ATGAAGAGCATCGAAATGGATAAGACAGGTGAACGGGGAGACTTTGAATGGGTCTACAGTGATCAGCCTCATACTTCACGAAGAAAAGAAATATTAG CAAAATACCCAGAGATCAAGTCCCTGATGGGGCCTGACCCCCAGTTGAAGTGGGTGGTGACAGGGATGGTCCTCACCCAGCTTCTGGCCTGCTACATGGTCCACGACCTCCCCTGGAAGTGGGTGTTGTTCTGGTCATACGGCTTCGGCGGCTGCATCAACCACTCGCTGACCCTCGCCATTCACGATATCTCCCACAACGTTGCGTTCGGCAACAAGCTGGCGCGCCTCAACCGCTGGTTCGCCATATGGGCCAACCTCCCCATCGGACTGCCCTACTCGGCCTCGTTCAAGAAGTACCACATCGACCACCACCGCTACCTGGGTGGCGACGGCCTAGATGTGGACATCCCCACAGACGCGGAGGGCTGGTTCTTCTGCACACCCCTGCGGAAGGTCCTGTGGCTCTTCCTCCAGCCGTTGTTCTACGCACTGCGCCCTCTAGTGGTGAACCCCAAGCCAGTCTCTAGACTAGAGATGATGAATGCCGCTGTTCAATTTGCAGTGAACTTTGTGATATTCTACCTATGGGGGCTGAAGCCAATTGTTTACCTCATAGCCGGGTCCATTTTATGCATGGGCCTACATCCCATCTCTGGACACTTTATAGCGGAGCACTACATGTTCCTGAAGGGCCACGAGACATACTCCTACTACGGCCCACTGAACTGGATCACCTTCAACGTGGGTTACCACATGGAGCACCATGACTTCCCCAGTATACCTGGCAGTAAGCTGCCTCAG GTGAAGAAGATGGCAGCTGAGTACTACGACTCTCTACCACAGCACACWTCCTGGACCCGGGTGTTGTGGGACTTTGTCTTTGATGACAGCATCGGTCCCTACACCAGGATCAAGCGGGAATATAAGCTGGTCAAGCAGGAGTAG